A region of Photobacterium sanguinicancri DNA encodes the following proteins:
- a CDS encoding YcbK family protein, producing the protein MSDIDYKRRQILIAGGITLGASLFPQLAIASPFRSTNPRQMSMCNIHTGEDLDTQYFDGEDYLPEELQRIYQICRDFRQNEVAKMDKKLFDGIAKIQANLGHKGQVRIISGYRSPKTNQLLQKNGGVAKKSYHMKGQAIDFNLEGVPLSKVHKAAKELRLGGVGYYPKSDFVHIDTGPVRSWRG; encoded by the coding sequence ATGTCAGATATTGATTATAAACGCCGTCAGATTCTGATTGCTGGTGGTATTACATTAGGGGCAAGCCTGTTTCCACAGCTTGCGATTGCAAGCCCATTTAGGTCAACCAACCCACGTCAAATGTCTATGTGTAATATCCACACGGGCGAAGACTTAGATACACAGTACTTTGATGGTGAAGATTATTTACCTGAAGAACTTCAGCGTATTTACCAAATTTGTCGGGATTTTCGCCAAAATGAAGTCGCGAAAATGGATAAAAAGCTCTTTGATGGCATTGCTAAAATTCAGGCTAATTTAGGCCATAAGGGTCAAGTTCGAATCATTTCAGGTTACCGTTCGCCAAAAACTAATCAGCTGCTGCAAAAAAATGGTGGGGTAGCGAAAAAAAGTTACCACATGAAAGGGCAAGCCATCGACTTTAATTTAGAAGGTGTGCCTTTATCGAAAGTCCATAAAGCAGCCAAAGAATTACGCTTAGGCGGAGTAGGGTATTATCCGAAAAGTGATTTTGTTCATATCGATACTGGTCCAGTAAGAAGCTGGCGTGGGTAA